In one Sphingomonas sp. AP4-R1 genomic region, the following are encoded:
- a CDS encoding pitrilysin family protein: MRALLLASALLASTASAAPVAVPPLAFTTRTLPNGLRVYAMPDKTGTTVSVQVWYDVGSKDDPRGRSGFAHLFEHLMFKATRNMPSEMLDRLTEDVGGANNASTDDDYTEYHETAPANHLERLIWAEGERMGGLVIDQPTFVAERQVVEEELRTGLARPYGQLFSHDLVKANYRVHPYARPGIGNIAELDSASVEDVRAFHATYYRPDNAVLVVSGNFDPARLDGWIDRYLGPIAKPDRPIPRVDVAEPPRTAPASYAVTAPNTPLPAVTLSWLLPPTTDADHAVVTMIDGLLSGGESSRLYQALVYRDRVASEADVDSSFRKGPGLFTAYAIIAGGKDAGAGEAALRREVGRLRDAPVTAAELDRVKNMIVTAALRERETAEGRASLIASSVIVDGDARAADRQLAAIQAVTAADVQRVARRLFADDRAVAIRYGAPAKGAAPRDPITIAATVVTAPLVSPPNVPIVTALGPDRRAAPPAPGAAVAPVVPVASEQKLANGLRLVVLERHDLPIVTAMLVSPHGSAEDPEAKLGRAELAAGLMTKGTPTRSATQFADAIESLGASISADATRDSATMGMTARSDQLKPAMAILADAARNPIFAEEELDRARSEALDGLAVEMKRPAVLASLTATRAAYGAAPYGKPANGTAKTIAAITRADVTEGYRAAWSPASTTLVLAGDVTPDSARALAEGLFGDWTAPTVAAVAPAAVAFPKPRAILLDMPGVAQAAVSIVRPTLTRTDPSYYPLLVANTVLGGGFSSRLNIEVRIKRGLAYGAGSRLTAGRLPAPLGVATQTKNPSVPEVIGLMRAEMARLGHEEVPQAELAARKATLIGGFGDGIETTDGLAGVAGSLIVENVPLGEMALYAGRIDAVTPAALKAAAATYLDPAGASLAVVGDAKLFAAGLAEKGIVMERIAADAVDPGSVTLGK; encoded by the coding sequence ATGCGTGCTCTTCTCCTCGCCTCCGCCCTCCTTGCCAGCACCGCCTCCGCCGCGCCCGTCGCGGTGCCGCCGCTGGCCTTCACCACGCGCACCTTGCCCAACGGGCTGCGCGTCTATGCGATGCCGGACAAGACCGGGACGACCGTGTCCGTGCAGGTGTGGTACGATGTCGGCTCGAAGGACGATCCGCGCGGGCGATCGGGCTTCGCGCATCTGTTCGAGCATCTGATGTTCAAGGCGACGCGCAACATGCCGTCCGAGATGCTCGATCGGCTGACCGAGGATGTCGGCGGCGCGAACAACGCCTCCACCGACGACGATTATACCGAATATCACGAGACGGCGCCGGCCAACCATCTCGAGCGGCTGATCTGGGCCGAGGGCGAGCGGATGGGCGGGCTGGTGATCGATCAGCCGACCTTCGTGGCGGAGCGGCAGGTGGTGGAGGAAGAACTCCGCACCGGGCTCGCCCGGCCTTATGGCCAGCTGTTCAGCCACGATCTGGTGAAGGCCAATTATCGGGTCCATCCCTATGCCCGCCCCGGCATCGGCAACATCGCGGAGCTGGACAGTGCGAGCGTGGAGGATGTCCGCGCCTTCCACGCGACTTACTATCGGCCCGATAATGCCGTGCTGGTCGTCTCGGGCAATTTCGATCCGGCCAGGCTGGATGGCTGGATCGATCGCTATCTGGGCCCGATCGCGAAGCCGGACCGGCCGATCCCGCGCGTCGACGTGGCCGAGCCCCCGCGCACCGCGCCCGCTTCCTATGCGGTGACGGCGCCGAACACGCCGCTTCCCGCCGTTACGCTCTCCTGGCTGCTGCCACCCACGACCGATGCCGATCATGCGGTGGTGACGATGATCGACGGGCTGCTCTCGGGCGGCGAAAGCTCGCGCCTCTATCAGGCGCTGGTCTATCGTGATCGGGTGGCGAGCGAGGCCGATGTGGACTCCAGCTTCCGCAAGGGGCCGGGCCTGTTCACGGCCTATGCGATCATCGCCGGCGGCAAGGATGCGGGCGCGGGGGAGGCGGCGCTGCGGCGCGAGGTCGGCCGGCTGCGCGACGCGCCGGTGACGGCGGCCGAGCTGGACCGGGTCAAGAACATGATCGTCACCGCCGCCCTGCGCGAGCGGGAGACGGCCGAGGGGCGTGCTTCGCTGATCGCCTCCAGCGTGATCGTCGATGGGGATGCGCGCGCCGCCGATCGCCAGCTGGCCGCGATCCAGGCGGTGACGGCGGCGGACGTGCAGCGCGTGGCGCGGCGCCTGTTCGCCGACGATCGCGCGGTGGCCATCCGCTATGGCGCGCCCGCCAAGGGTGCCGCGCCGCGCGATCCGATCACGATCGCCGCCACCGTCGTCACCGCGCCCCTGGTATCGCCGCCGAACGTGCCGATCGTGACCGCGCTCGGCCCGGACCGGCGCGCGGCGCCACCCGCGCCGGGTGCGGCCGTCGCGCCGGTGGTGCCTGTGGCCAGCGAGCAGAAGTTGGCCAACGGTCTGCGCCTCGTCGTGCTGGAGCGGCATGATCTGCCGATCGTCACGGCGATGCTCGTCTCGCCGCATGGCTCGGCCGAGGATCCCGAGGCGAAGCTGGGCCGCGCCGAGCTGGCGGCCGGCCTGATGACGAAGGGCACGCCCACGCGCAGCGCGACCCAGTTCGCCGACGCGATCGAGTCGCTGGGCGCTTCGATCTCGGCCGATGCCACGCGCGATTCGGCGACGATGGGGATGACGGCGCGCAGCGATCAGCTGAAGCCCGCCATGGCGATCCTGGCCGATGCGGCGCGCAACCCGATCTTCGCGGAGGAGGAACTGGATCGCGCGCGCAGCGAGGCGCTGGACGGGCTGGCGGTGGAGATGAAGCGTCCGGCCGTCCTCGCCAGCCTGACGGCGACGCGTGCGGCTTATGGCGCGGCGCCTTATGGCAAGCCCGCCAACGGCACGGCGAAGACGATCGCGGCGATCACCCGCGCCGACGTGACCGAAGGCTATCGGGCGGCCTGGTCGCCCGCTTCGACGACATTGGTGCTGGCGGGCGACGTGACGCCCGACTCCGCCCGCGCGCTGGCGGAGGGACTGTTCGGGGACTGGACGGCGCCCACTGTCGCCGCCGTCGCCCCTGCGGCCGTGGCGTTCCCCAAGCCGCGTGCGATCCTGCTCGACATGCCGGGCGTGGCGCAGGCGGCGGTTTCGATCGTGCGGCCGACGCTGACGCGCACCGATCCCTCTTATTATCCGCTGCTGGTGGCCAATACGGTGCTGGGCGGGGGCTTTTCCTCGCGGCTCAATATCGAGGTGCGGATCAAGCGCGGGCTGGCCTATGGCGCGGGCAGCCGGCTGACGGCGGGGCGGCTGCCGGCGCCGCTGGGCGTGGCGACGCAGACCAAGAACCCGTCTGTGCCCGAGGTGATCGGCCTGATGCGCGCGGAGATGGCACGGCTGGGCCACGAGGAGGTGCCGCAGGCCGAACTGGCCGCGCGCAAGGCGACGTTGATCGGCGGCTTCGGCGACGGGATCGAGACGACCGACGGGCTGGCGGGCGTCGCGGGCAGCCTGATCGTGGAGAATGTGCCGCTGGGCGAGATGGCGCTCTATGCCGGGCGGATCGATGCGGTGACGCCGGCGGCGCTGAAGGCGGCGGCCGCCACCTATCTGGATCCCGCCGGGGCCAGCCTCGCCGTGGTGGGCGATGCCAAGCTCTTTGCGGCGGGGCTGGCGGAGAAGGGGATCGTCATGGAGCGGATCGCCGCCGATGCGGTCGATCCGGGGTCGGTCACGCTGGGAAAGTAG
- a CDS encoding glycosyltransferase has protein sequence MEAPVFYDPSGRRRIWSLRLLWAVIVIVALAAIGFAATIMNVPAPDPLKLGIERQQPRSLNAQVANIRRTVRRVRGVQSWLPGAPKPGAISTGRQTVVGFYVPWDDASRASLSAHINDMDWLVPVLASVTGPNHDFVYKPDRKLRAVLATSQHRPMILPLVQNVQDEDWDGAGMARLLHDPAQRKLFLDRVAAMMRAERAGGVCFDIEELPASAQADYRTLLKEANERFGALLVTAAVPVDDDSWDLKAYAKVADKLFLMAYDEHVPGGPAGPIASQPWFVDRIRHITRAIGPDKAITAIGSYAYDWPDGKTNADTMTVERAWLIAHDNNSVTHFDPASGNATYDYHDDDGTLRHVWMLDAASGWNQMLAAKTAGAFGVALWRLGGEDPGIWDAFTALRRGNRPPKFGEVLSIGNTDVQGNGEILRIAAVPTPGFRTATADVHGLIRSETYRAYPTPYVVARTGYISKQIALTFDDGPDATWTPRILDILNAKKVPATFFVVGENALAHPLLLQRILDTGSEIGNHTYTHPNLALASPRGTRIELNTTQRLLEAYTGRSMRLFRAPYFGDAEPTTEDELVPAMLAQKQGYAIVGLHADSEDWTRPGVQKIIDNTIDAVESGEWEAKNGDPNKSANIVLLHDSGGDRAQTVAALPTIIDDLRAKGYTFVPVSQLAGLSRAQVNPVVSGSDLLAVRFDVGIFLVLAGLNATLKFLFFLAIFVGTFRAILLAFLAVRSNAKVNRAVPPEIDPSRFVSVLIPAYNEARVIEASVRRVLASEQIDIEVIVIDDGSKDETSAIVQAAFADDPRVRLLTLENGGKARALNKGLELASGEVIVALDADTQFEPLTMARLARWFADPALGAVAGNAKVGNRINLVTRWQSVEYVTAQNLERRALSRFDAITVVPGAVGAWRRSALDSVGGYPHDTLAEDQDLTIAIQRHGWLVRYDIDAVAWTEAPENFGALSKQRFRWAFGTLQCLWKHRRILADRKPAGLALVGIPQAWLFQIGFALISPLIDLALAISIVSTFVRVQQHGWAQTQSDVLHMGAYWIAFTTIDAVCGWIAYRLEKREKRFPLFLLLAQRFVYRQIMYSVVVRAVASAVRGLWVGWGKLERSGRVASPN, from the coding sequence ATGGAAGCGCCGGTCTTCTACGATCCGAGCGGCAGGCGACGCATCTGGTCGCTCAGGCTGCTGTGGGCGGTGATCGTGATCGTCGCGCTGGCGGCGATCGGCTTTGCCGCGACGATCATGAACGTGCCTGCGCCCGATCCGCTGAAGCTGGGGATCGAGCGCCAGCAGCCGCGCTCGCTCAATGCGCAGGTGGCGAACATCCGCCGCACCGTGCGGCGCGTGCGCGGGGTGCAGAGCTGGCTGCCCGGGGCGCCCAAGCCCGGCGCGATCTCGACCGGGCGGCAGACCGTCGTCGGCTTCTACGTGCCGTGGGACGATGCGAGCCGCGCCAGCCTGTCCGCGCATATCAACGACATGGACTGGCTCGTGCCGGTGCTTGCCTCCGTCACCGGACCGAATCACGATTTCGTCTACAAGCCCGATCGCAAGCTGCGCGCCGTGCTGGCGACCAGCCAGCATCGCCCGATGATCCTGCCGCTCGTCCAGAATGTGCAGGACGAGGATTGGGACGGCGCGGGCATGGCCAGGCTGCTGCACGATCCCGCGCAGCGCAAGCTGTTCCTCGATCGCGTGGCGGCGATGATGCGGGCCGAGCGCGCGGGCGGCGTCTGTTTCGATATCGAGGAACTGCCGGCCAGCGCGCAGGCCGATTATCGCACGTTGCTGAAAGAGGCGAATGAACGCTTCGGCGCGCTGCTCGTCACCGCCGCCGTTCCGGTGGACGACGACAGCTGGGATCTGAAGGCCTATGCCAAGGTCGCCGACAAGCTGTTCCTGATGGCCTATGACGAGCATGTGCCGGGCGGCCCCGCCGGGCCGATCGCCTCGCAGCCCTGGTTCGTCGACAGGATCCGCCACATCACCCGCGCGATCGGCCCGGACAAGGCGATCACCGCGATCGGCAGCTATGCCTATGACTGGCCGGACGGGAAGACCAACGCCGATACGATGACGGTGGAGCGCGCGTGGCTGATCGCGCACGACAACAATTCCGTCACCCATTTCGACCCCGCCAGCGGCAACGCCACCTACGATTATCATGACGATGACGGCACGCTGCGCCACGTGTGGATGCTGGATGCGGCGAGCGGCTGGAACCAGATGCTCGCCGCCAAGACGGCGGGCGCGTTCGGCGTCGCGCTGTGGCGGCTCGGCGGCGAGGATCCGGGCATCTGGGATGCGTTCACCGCGCTGCGCCGGGGCAATCGCCCGCCCAAATTCGGCGAGGTCCTCTCGATCGGCAATACCGACGTGCAGGGGAATGGCGAGATCCTGCGGATCGCGGCCGTGCCGACGCCCGGCTTCCGCACCGCGACGGCCGATGTGCACGGACTGATCCGCAGCGAGACCTACCGCGCCTATCCGACCCCCTATGTGGTCGCCCGGACCGGCTACATCTCGAAGCAGATCGCCCTGACCTTCGACGACGGGCCGGACGCGACCTGGACGCCGCGCATCCTCGACATCCTGAACGCCAAGAAGGTGCCCGCCACCTTCTTCGTGGTGGGCGAGAATGCGCTGGCCCATCCGCTGCTGCTGCAGCGGATCCTGGATACGGGATCGGAGATCGGCAACCACACCTATACGCATCCCAATCTCGCGCTGGCCTCGCCACGCGGCACGCGGATCGAGCTGAACACCACGCAGCGCCTGCTGGAGGCCTATACCGGCCGATCGATGCGCCTGTTCCGCGCGCCCTATTTCGGCGACGCCGAGCCGACGACCGAGGACGAACTCGTCCCCGCGATGCTCGCCCAGAAGCAGGGCTATGCGATCGTCGGCCTCCATGCCGACAGCGAGGACTGGACGCGCCCCGGCGTGCAGAAGATCATCGACAACACGATCGACGCGGTCGAGAGCGGCGAGTGGGAGGCCAAGAATGGCGATCCCAACAAATCCGCCAACATCGTGCTCCTCCACGATTCCGGCGGCGATCGCGCGCAGACCGTGGCGGCCCTGCCCACGATCATCGATGATCTGCGCGCCAAGGGCTACACGTTCGTGCCCGTCTCGCAGCTCGCGGGCTTGTCGCGGGCGCAGGTGAATCCCGTCGTTTCGGGCAGCGATCTGCTCGCGGTGCGCTTCGACGTCGGCATCTTCCTGGTGCTGGCGGGGCTCAACGCCACGCTGAAATTCCTGTTCTTTCTCGCGATCTTCGTGGGCACGTTCCGCGCGATTCTGCTGGCCTTCCTCGCCGTCCGCTCGAATGCGAAGGTCAATCGCGCGGTGCCGCCCGAAATCGATCCCTCGCGCTTCGTGTCCGTGCTGATCCCCGCGTATAACGAGGCGCGCGTGATCGAGGCCTCGGTGCGCCGCGTGCTCGCCAGCGAGCAGATCGACATCGAAGTGATCGTGATCGACGACGGATCGAAGGACGAGACGAGCGCGATCGTGCAGGCGGCCTTCGCCGACGATCCGCGCGTGCGCCTGCTGACGCTGGAAAATGGCGGCAAGGCGCGCGCCCTGAACAAGGGGCTGGAACTGGCGAGCGGCGAGGTGATCGTCGCGCTGGACGCAGATACGCAGTTCGAGCCCCTGACGATGGCCCGCCTCGCGCGCTGGTTCGCCGATCCCGCGCTCGGCGCGGTGGCGGGCAATGCAAAGGTCGGCAACCGCATCAACCTCGTCACCCGCTGGCAGAGCGTGGAATATGTGACCGCGCAGAATCTGGAGCGCCGTGCGCTCAGCCGCTTCGATGCGATCACGGTGGTGCCGGGCGCCGTCGGCGCGTGGCGCCGCTCCGCGCTCGACAGCGTCGGCGGCTATCCGCACGATACGCTGGCCGAGGATCAGGATCTCACCATCGCGATCCAGCGGCACGGCTGGCTGGTGCGCTACGATATCGATGCCGTCGCGTGGACGGAGGCGCCCGAAAATTTCGGCGCGCTCTCCAAGCAGCGCTTCCGCTGGGCGTTCGGCACGCTGCAATGCCTGTGGAAGCATCGCCGCATCCTGGCCGATCGCAAGCCGGCCGGCCTTGCCCTGGTCGGCATCCCGCAGGCGTGGCTGTTTCAGATCGGCTTCGCCCTGATCTCGCCGCTGATCGATCTGGCGCTCGCCATCTCGATCGTGTCGACCTTCGTGCGCGTCCAGCAGCATGGCTGGGCGCAGACCCAGTCCGACGTGCTGCACATGGGCGCCTATTGGATCGCCTTCACCACGATCGACGCCGTGTGCGGCTGGATCGCCTATCGGCTGGAAAAGCGGGAGAAACGCTTTCCGCTCTTCCTGCTGCTGGCCCAGCGCTTCGTCTATCGGCAGATCATGTATTCGGTCGTCGTGCGCGCGGTGGCGTCTGCGGTCCGGGGCCTGTGGGTGGGCTGGGGCAAGCTGGAACGATCGGGCCGGGTCGCCTCCCCCAACTGA
- a CDS encoding MFS transporter, with amino-acid sequence MTAAGQGAAQAGGEARTGMGLVILASTLGTVFEWYDFFVYGTLATIIAHHFFPADNPNASLLITLATFGVGFGMRPLGAVLFGVLGDRLGRKYTFLATVALMGGATALIGLLPTYRQIGLTAPILLLLARVAQGLALGGEYGGAAIYVAEHAPARRRGLYTSFIQAGVIGGFLLSLIAVLASTSLVDKAQWESWGWRVPFLFSLVLLAVSLWVRLKLHESPVFRELQAEGGLARNPLRESFDRWAKVKRILVALFGISAGLTVIWYTAQFQSLYFIQNALRVDDTAARLIVGAAAVCSLGWFLLFGWISDLVGRKKPIVIGHALTLLLLFPLFHWMAAAGNPDLAAAMARAPVVVTGGDCAYDPFATGKQATPCGRLLDALAKKGIAYTKVDAPAGQPPQVRIGGQPVDAADPARLDAALAEAGYRLEKIVPPFGRAVQVALAIIGIGFLSGMTYGPVAALLVELFPARVRYTSMSVPYHIGTGYFGGFLPFISQLIVVKTGDPFAGLWYTMAVVAMALVVTAFGLPETAGKELE; translated from the coding sequence ATGACGGCAGCGGGACAGGGAGCGGCGCAGGCAGGCGGAGAGGCGCGCACGGGCATGGGGCTCGTCATCCTCGCCTCCACGCTGGGCACGGTGTTCGAATGGTATGATTTCTTCGTCTACGGCACGCTCGCCACGATCATCGCCCACCATTTCTTCCCGGCCGACAATCCCAACGCCTCGCTGCTGATCACGCTCGCCACGTTCGGCGTGGGTTTCGGCATGCGGCCGCTCGGCGCCGTGCTGTTCGGCGTGCTGGGGGACCGGCTGGGGCGCAAATATACGTTCCTCGCCACGGTCGCACTGATGGGCGGGGCGACCGCGCTGATCGGCCTGCTGCCCACCTATCGGCAGATCGGGTTGACCGCGCCGATCCTGCTGCTGCTCGCGCGCGTGGCGCAGGGGCTCGCGCTCGGCGGAGAATATGGCGGGGCGGCCATCTACGTGGCGGAGCATGCGCCGGCGCGGCGGCGCGGCCTTTACACCAGCTTCATCCAGGCGGGCGTGATCGGCGGCTTCCTGCTCAGCCTGATCGCGGTGCTGGCCTCCACCAGCCTGGTCGACAAGGCGCAGTGGGAAAGCTGGGGCTGGCGCGTGCCGTTCCTCTTCTCGCTCGTGCTGCTGGCGGTGTCCCTGTGGGTGCGGCTGAAGCTGCACGAAAGCCCCGTCTTCCGTGAGCTTCAGGCCGAGGGCGGGCTCGCACGCAATCCGCTGCGCGAGAGCTTCGACAGATGGGCCAAGGTGAAGCGCATTCTCGTCGCCTTGTTCGGCATTTCGGCGGGGCTCACGGTGATCTGGTATACGGCGCAGTTCCAGAGCCTCTATTTCATCCAGAATGCGCTGCGCGTGGACGATACGGCGGCGCGGCTGATCGTGGGCGCGGCGGCGGTGTGCAGCCTCGGCTGGTTCCTGCTGTTCGGCTGGATCTCCGATCTGGTCGGCCGCAAGAAGCCGATCGTGATCGGCCATGCGCTGACCCTGCTGCTGCTGTTTCCGCTGTTCCACTGGATGGCGGCGGCGGGCAATCCCGATCTGGCCGCCGCGATGGCGCGCGCGCCGGTCGTGGTGACGGGCGGGGACTGCGCTTACGATCCCTTCGCCACCGGCAAGCAGGCCACGCCCTGCGGCCGCCTGCTGGATGCGCTCGCCAAGAAGGGCATCGCTTACACCAAGGTGGACGCCCCCGCCGGCCAGCCGCCGCAGGTGCGCATCGGCGGCCAGCCGGTGGACGCGGCCGATCCGGCCCGGCTGGATGCGGCGCTGGCGGAGGCGGGCTACCGGCTGGAGAAGATCGTGCCGCCCTTCGGCCGCGCGGTGCAGGTGGCGCTCGCCATCATCGGCATCGGCTTCCTCTCGGGCATGACCTACGGGCCGGTCGCGGCGTTGCTGGTGGAGCTGTTCCCGGCGCGGGTGCGCTACACCAGCATGTCCGTGCCCTATCATATCGGCACCGGCTATTTCGGCGGCTTCCTGCCCTTCATCAGCCAGCTGATCGTGGTGAAGACGGGCGATCCCTTCGCGGGCCTCTGGTACACGATGGCGGTGGTGGCGATGGCTTTGGTGGTGACGGCGTTCGGTCTGCCCGAAACGGCGGGGAAGGAGCTGGAGTGA
- a CDS encoding esterase-like activity of phytase family protein, with protein MLTKLQRALLLAAVSLVGAGSAEAAITSLDYLSNTTFTTGTRYQNQVIAGLSGIDYNAATNTFIAQRDNTISGVSPVAFTLQAVPQAGGGYTMQFTGVNTLGGTNNGLTGLESIRYDPNGNGVWVTSEAPNAVYHIDSNGVRTQITLPASVTGRTPAGASNYGLEGMTFTPDGSLWVSRENALQGDATNVIRLSQIGTDGALLSQYAYQLDSVSAPNRPGSVIANPPGGGVGNNGVSEILAVSDTSFLVLERAWDGLSTTDGVSHNSIRIYQVDLAGATDVSGIQFLDGGTPYSALTKTLLFDSQSLAAVLGTYDTKIDNIEGMTFGPTLADGRRSLTLVSDNNNSTGQRKTQFIVLGVNETSAVPETATWAMFIIGFGAVGGSMRRRTTTRVRFA; from the coding sequence ATGTTAACCAAACTCCAGCGCGCCTTGCTCCTCGCCGCCGTCTCGCTCGTCGGCGCCGGCAGCGCAGAGGCCGCGATCACCTCGCTCGATTATCTGAGCAACACCACCTTCACGACCGGCACGCGCTATCAGAATCAGGTGATCGCCGGCCTTTCCGGCATCGATTACAATGCCGCGACCAACACCTTCATCGCCCAGCGCGACAATACGATCAGCGGCGTCAGCCCGGTCGCCTTCACGCTGCAGGCCGTGCCGCAGGCGGGGGGCGGCTATACGATGCAGTTCACCGGCGTGAACACGCTGGGCGGCACCAACAACGGCCTGACCGGGCTGGAATCGATCCGCTACGATCCGAACGGCAACGGCGTGTGGGTCACGTCGGAGGCGCCGAACGCCGTCTATCATATCGACAGCAACGGCGTGCGCACGCAGATCACGCTGCCGGCCTCGGTCACGGGCCGCACCCCGGCGGGTGCCTCCAATTACGGGCTGGAAGGCATGACCTTCACGCCGGACGGCAGCCTGTGGGTGTCGCGCGAAAATGCGCTGCAGGGCGATGCCACCAACGTCATCCGCCTGTCGCAGATCGGCACGGACGGCGCGCTGCTGAGCCAATATGCCTATCAGCTCGATTCGGTCAGCGCGCCGAACCGCCCCGGCAGCGTCATCGCCAATCCGCCGGGCGGCGGCGTGGGCAACAATGGCGTGTCCGAAATCCTCGCGGTCAGCGACACCAGCTTCCTGGTGCTGGAGCGCGCCTGGGACGGCCTCAGCACCACCGACGGCGTCTCGCACAATTCGATCCGCATCTATCAGGTCGATCTGGCGGGCGCGACGGACGTGTCGGGTATCCAGTTCCTCGACGGCGGCACGCCTTATTCGGCGCTCACCAAGACCCTGCTGTTCGATTCGCAGTCGCTGGCGGCCGTCCTCGGCACCTATGATACGAAGATCGACAATATCGAGGGCATGACCTTCGGCCCCACGCTGGCGGACGGCCGCCGTAGCCTGACGCTCGTGTCCGACAACAATAACAGCACCGGCCAGCGCAAGACGCAGTTCATCGTGCTGGGCGTGAACGAGACGTCCGCAGTGCCCGAAACCGCGACCTGGGCGATGTTCATCATCGGCTTCGGCGCGGTCGGCGGCTCGATGCGTCGCCGGACGACGACGCGGGTCCGCTTCGCCTGA
- a CDS encoding AarF/ABC1/UbiB kinase family protein — protein MLTTIAVAARDRRRLAEISTVATRFGLDLFLARLGLGSGGEGAGEPADLPARTRAALEELGPTFVKFGQILATRRDLLPDAWIEELEHLHSRAPTRPFEELRGEVEAALGEPPETAFASFDPAPLAAASIAQVHRATLQDGRAVVLKIRRPGIRAQMEADLRLIRHFAGLVESNSAVARRFRPQALVQQLAQDLLDELDFTAEARNADRLRADLAGRDDVVVPEVHWQWTSEAVLVMDYVAGVSPRSGEALRSAGIDPDAIAALGADLVLDMVLVTGRFHGDPHPGNLLCLPGDRLALLDLGSVGTVSARRQQEFLTFVLSLRSSDAVALADTLAIWNEDSGAPRAAILAASERLMARHGGGPLVMSALVKDLFPLLREEGLVLPPDLLLVFKAMITMDGVLNGIAPGFDLSPAIERARAKLLAHRISPQRGRDRAEALMLELDRVATEAPHLIRLLSRRLEAGQEPTGALIAQAAGKGAMMIAGAIVLAALLIAVALVFG, from the coding sequence ATGCTGACCACCATCGCCGTCGCCGCGCGGGATCGCCGCCGCCTTGCCGAAATCAGCACCGTCGCGACGCGCTTCGGGCTCGATCTGTTTCTCGCCCGGCTGGGGCTGGGCAGCGGCGGGGAGGGCGCGGGCGAGCCGGCCGATCTGCCCGCGCGCACCCGCGCGGCGCTGGAGGAATTGGGGCCGACCTTCGTGAAGTTCGGCCAGATCCTCGCCACGCGGCGCGATCTGCTGCCCGATGCCTGGATCGAGGAACTGGAGCATCTCCACAGCCGCGCGCCGACGCGGCCGTTCGAGGAATTGCGCGGCGAGGTGGAGGCCGCCCTGGGCGAGCCACCGGAGACGGCGTTCGCCAGCTTCGATCCCGCGCCGCTCGCCGCCGCCTCGATCGCGCAGGTGCATCGTGCGACTCTGCAAGACGGCCGGGCGGTGGTGCTGAAGATCCGGCGTCCCGGCATCCGCGCGCAGATGGAGGCGGACCTGCGCCTGATCCGCCACTTTGCGGGGCTGGTGGAATCGAACAGCGCGGTCGCGCGCCGCTTCCGCCCGCAGGCTCTGGTGCAGCAGCTCGCGCAGGATCTGCTCGACGAGCTGGATTTCACCGCCGAGGCGCGCAACGCGGACCGGCTGCGCGCCGATCTGGCCGGGCGGGACGACGTGGTCGTGCCCGAGGTCCATTGGCAGTGGACGTCCGAAGCCGTGCTGGTGATGGACTATGTGGCGGGCGTGTCGCCGCGCAGCGGGGAGGCGCTGCGATCGGCCGGGATCGATCCCGATGCGATCGCGGCGCTGGGCGCCGATCTGGTGCTGGACATGGTGCTGGTCACCGGGCGCTTCCACGGCGATCCGCACCCCGGCAATTTGCTGTGCCTGCCCGGCGATCGGCTGGCCCTGCTCGATCTGGGCTCGGTCGGCACGGTCAGCGCGCGCCGGCAGCAGGAATTCCTCACCTTCGTGCTGTCGCTGCGGTCCAGCGACGCGGTCGCGCTGGCCGATACGCTGGCGATCTGGAACGAGGATTCGGGCGCGCCGCGCGCCGCGATCCTGGCGGCGTCCGAGCGGCTGATGGCGCGCCACGGCGGCGGCCCGCTGGTGATGAGCGCGCTGGTGAAGGATCTCTTCCCGCTGCTGCGCGAGGAAGGGCTCGTGCTGCCGCCCGATCTGTTGCTGGTGTTCAAGGCGATGATCACGATGGACGGCGTGCTGAACGGGATCGCGCCGGGCTTCGATCTCTCCCCCGCGATCGAGCGGGCCCGCGCGAAACTGCTCGCCCACCGTATCTCGCCCCAGCGCGGGCGGGACCGGGCCGAGGCGCTGATGCTGGAACTGGACCGCGTCGCGACCGAGGCGCCGCACCTGATCCGCCTGCTCAGCCGCAGGCTGGAGGCAGGGCAGGAGCCGACGGGCGCGCTGATCGCGCAGGCGGCGGGCAAGGGCGCGATGATGATCGCCGGCGCGATCGTGCTGGCGGCCTTGCTGATCGCGGTGGCGTTGGTTTTCGGTTAG